The Loxodonta africana isolate mLoxAfr1 chromosome 1, mLoxAfr1.hap2, whole genome shotgun sequence genomic sequence CTTCCCCAGCCCCCTGGCCATGAGGGTTCCCGGAGACCACCTGTACCCAGCACCCCACAGAGGTACAGGAGGCAGAGGAAGGTGCTATAGGTGCCCATGGCTGGCTTTGGACCCCAGGAGTCTGGGAGAATGTGCTCTGCACCCAGAGATCCTCGAGAGTTGGAGCATGGGCGCAAGACAGGGAGGGATCGGAAAACAAACATACCTAGGGAGTGAATCTGCGAGGGAGGGAACCAGGACAAGACTCACCAGCCTGACACAGCAGCAGAGGGCTCCTGACCTCCTCTCCTGCAGCCCCACATTTCtcacctcctccctgccccccactcAAGTCCTCCCTGCCCTTGAGGGTCTTCTCAGTTCCCCTCAAAGTGTTTGTCTCTGTTACTCTTAGCTCTGTCTGCCACGCCACTCCTAGGGTGCGTCTGCCACCTTCCCTTctgctcttctccctccctccccttgtcTCAGCTGTTCTCTCAACTCAGTCATCCCATCTTTGTTTTCTCTGTCTTTCCCCAACAGTGTGTTTGTGTCTCCCAAGGTCACCCAACTAAACAGACTCATCCCAGATCTGAGGGATTTGTGAGTGAGGAGTCAACAACACGCCCCCCTCCCCACGCACAAAGCCCAGCTGTGTGAGAGAGGACCCCACCCAGCTTCAGATCCCTTTGATCCCCCCAAGCCTCAACATTCCTACCCCATAATTATCCCTCCTAGCTTTACTACCTTGGAGGAAAGACTTAATCATGGGTGGACAGGAAGGACAGATGTGTTCCACTGGTGGGTGGGAGGTTTGGCGGTCCGAAGGACTGGAAAGGAAAACGTGGATAGGATACTCTAGGAGGATTTGGGGGAGGGGGATGTTGTGATAGAATCTGGAAGACTGGAGCTTAAGAGTTTGGAGGGGAGAGAAAAGCTGCTTCTAGAAAATCAGGGCGAGAATGTGCCAGGAAGATTAAAACTGGGAAGGAGGTAGATGGGACCGGGGAGACACAGGTTCTGTAGAACAGCAGTTTTCAAAAAAGTTTTTGGTCTCAGAAAATAATgcacacataatttttttttttttggtctcaggatgtcTTTACAATCTTAAAAATCATGAAAGACCTCACAGAGCTTTGCTTTATATGGCATAAATCAGTATTTACTATAcgaaaaattaaagcagaaaaaaatttaaatagccatttataaattcttttaaggataaaaaaaaataaatccattacatgttaacatttttacaaaaaaataacTACTATTTCCCAACAACATAGTGAGAAGAGTGGCATTGCTTTACATTTCTACAAATCTATTTAATGTCAGGGTTAATAAAAGATGGCTGGGTTTTtatatctgcttctgcattcaatctgtTGGAATATGATGTTTTGGTTAAGTATATGAAGAATATCTGGCTTCATACAGATATGTAGTTGAAAAAAGAAGATACTCGAGGATCCTTCAAAAGGGTTTTAGGAACTCCTAGGGGTTCTTGGAGGTCCCTGGAtagcaaatggtttgcgcttcTTGGCTGCTTACCTTAAGattgacagttggaacccacccagtggcacctcggaagaaaagcctggccatttgcttccatagagattacagccaagaaaaccttacggagcacagctctactttgccacacatgaggttgccatgagtcagaatagacttgacagcaatgggttcatgGGTTAGGGGTTCTTGGGTCAGTTTTAGAATGGCTGCTGAGGATGGAGGATTTTGGGGATTCCAAAGGATGCAGAAAGGTCTTTGTCCTGTGGGGGCCCCTCCCTGTCTGTCCCCATTTAGGCGCCCCCCCCAGCCCTTGGGCTGAGACACAACTCTTCCCTcccctttttatattttattacccTATAAAGCTCAAGGCAAGGGGGATATAAGGCTGCCAGAACAGAGCCAGGgaggggggtgggtgggagggagaggcacTACAGACACAGGCAGACACAATGAACCCCCAACTAGTTGGGATCCTGCTGGGCACCTTGCTGGGGGCTGCCTTGGGTAAGGAGGAGGCTAGGAATCTCTCATCCATTCTGCCCTCCGCTCTGCCAGCCGGCTCCCCTGGAGGGCCCAGGTATCCCCATCCAGGGCCTCCTCTCTCCTACCAGGAAATCGCATGCGGTGTTTTGGCTGCGGAGGAAGCCCAGGAAGTTCCTGCAAAGAGACTATGACTACCTGTGATGAGGGTGAACGCTGTGGCTTCCTGGAGCCCAGACCCCACTCAGGCTCAGAACAGATGAAACCTTCTGGGAACCGTGAGTCCTCAGTTTCTTCCGCTTCCCCAGTCCTTTCCTGCCTCCAGCCTCCATTTCCTTCCAATCCTTCTGGCTTCCAAATCTTCCAGGCTCAGCCTGGCTCTGGACAGATGGTGAAGCTGTCAGCGTAGAGCAGTCTGTAGCCCCTTCTGGCTCCTGGCACTGAGCCCCTCAGAAGCCCAGGGTCCTTGTGCTTCACCTCCCTCCTCTTTCCTCTCCAGAAGGAACCTCATAGACCCATTCACACAAGTGCAAATGACCAAAAAAGTTCTATCCCTTGAAGGCAGGGACCAAAATACTAAACCAAACTTCAACTTTCAGGCATCAGCTAAGGACTAGGGAGGTATGTatgttttaatgttttattttgaaataatttaagatggacagaaagttgcaaaaatagtactaGTTTCTGTATATCCTTTATCGATCTTCccttaatgttaacatcttatatagccatgtcattgggtgccattgagtcgattctgactcataaggaccccacgtgacagagtagagcagcctgatagggcttcccaggctgtaatcttacagaagcagactgccacatctttctcctgaggagaggctggtgggtttgaaccgctgacctctcagcagctgagtgcttagccattgtgccaccaaaaccaaaccaaactggttgccatcaagtcaattctaactcatggcaatcccatgagtgtcagagtataATGTGTATTCCACAAGTTtgtcagtggctgaatttttggaagtagagtaaGTGccacgcctctgggtggactcaaacctccactcttttggttagcagccaagcatgtcaactgcttgcatcacccagggactccataatcacagtacaattatcaaaaccagaaaataacatttGGTACAATGCTACTAACTAATATTATTCTATTTAGCCAATTGTTCCACTAGTGTCCTTTTTCTGGTCCAGGATctcacattgcatttagttataATGTCTTCTTAGTCTCCTTCAGTCTGTGACAGTTCTcagtctttctttgtcttctgtgaccttgacagttttgaaggTTCTTGGTAAGTTATTTTATAGAATATCTCTCAATCTGGGTGTATCTGATATTTTCTTATGATTAAATTGAGATCACACATTTTTTGGCAGGAATGCCACAGAAGTGATGTTGCGTCTTTCTCAGTGCGTGCTAATCAGGAGGTTGACAATATCAGTATTGATTTTGATCACTTGGTTCCAGGAAGGTGTTTTTTGAGGGGTCAGAGAATCCCTTTGGGCTCCCAGAAATCACACCTGCTCTGCCCCAGAAAGCAAGCCCTCAAGCCAGGGTCCAACACTCCAGgctctttctcttcctcagccTCAGTGACTGTGAATCATCATCATCTGGCCTGCGTGGAGGCACATCACTGCAATCAAGTGGAAACAGAGCTGGTAGGAGACGTGACTTATACAACCCACAGGGACTGCTGCCTTGGAGATCTATGCAACAGCGCCGTGGAAAGCACTGCAATCCCGGCATCCATCTTGACTGCAGCAGCCACTGCTCTGGCCTGGCTCTTGCCAGGGCTGTGGAGAGGGTAGTGGTAGGGAAGGGCGTGAGGGAGCAAGGGAGATCTGGACATCTAAGGTGAGGAGACAAACACTGCTCTGTGAGCCATtaaaatctaccaaccactctaCAGCTGACTGGAAAATTCCATCTAcctttatagggtcgctaggagtcagaattgactcgaaggcaacagatctgatttttggtttttcttgttgggtggatccctgatggtgcagtggttaagagctttgttgctaaccaaatggtcagcagtctggatccaccagtcgctccttggaaaccctatggggcagttttaccttgTCTTATAGGttctagttttttgttgttgttgttgatgagaGGGCTGAAGTGGTAACATGGAGACATCCAGGTTCTAGTTTGGGGGTTACCAAACCTCAGTGGACTTTATTACAAGGGTCCATGCACTTCTTAACCAACTAAACCCCAAGGGACAATGGCAAATCTGCCCTAGGTGACTCCTTGATCCTGTCACTAGGGACAATCTTCCTTAGCGAACAAGAATCACTGAGAGAGCTGGCTCTGAGTTCTGAGTGGAGATCATCAGGACTCCATGAGCCTGATGGTCTGTGTTTGTTCCCCTCTCCCCGCTATTTACAACTGGCTTCCAGTAGGACTATTTTGAATTGAGAAAGGAAATGTAAGCACTGTGATAGGAGAGTTGCTTGGTGTCCCACTTAGTAACCAGGCCAGCTGAGGCCTGTGGTTGTAACCTGAGAGACCGAGGCCTGGGAAAAGAGTCCTGGACCCCATCTCCATCCAACTCTCCTGCTCTTTCTGGGGAGCCTTCAAGCCAGGCAGCACCTCCTTTGGGGCAACACAACAGAGGTGTGGCCTAAATTTGGGAAAAGGATTGTTTCTTCAAACACTGGGGCCTATGTGTCTCCCTTATCCACTGGAAAGGAAAACAAAGGCTGCAAAACCTGTTCTTCCAGtccccccagcccagccccccCCCCCAACAAACTCCCTGGAGGATTCTTGTGTGAGTGACAGGGACAGAGAGTATTGTAATGGGGATTAGGTTATTTCATGGGAGAGTGCTGACAGGTCTACCAACAGCAAATACACAATTTTCCagacatagatgtttattattcaAACTGGAAAGAGGTGAGCTTGGGGATGGGGTACATATGGGGAGCCAGGGGTTGGGGAATCAGCCCCATGCAGTGAGGTCATATCAGGTCCTTTCTGGAAGCCTTCACTTGGGACAGGACAGAAGCCCAATTTCAGGCCCAGATCCCAATCTCTCTCCTAGTGGGGCAGGGGAGGGCACAGGAGGCAAAAGGGGGAGCCCTTCAAGGGGGGCACTGGAGGATCCAGGGTGGTCTAGAAGGGAAATGGGAAGGGACTGGATAGAAGCAgagtggaggggtggggatggagacCACTCAGGGAGTGTCTAACAAAAGAAACGGGAAGGGATGGGGAAACCTTCACAGAGCAAAAGGAGATAGGGAGAGACCATTCTGGGAAGCCAGGGGAAATGGAGACACAGGAAGAGAGGCTCTGGCTGAGGCAGGTGGGAGGAGGGGCAGCCACTGAGTGAGTGAGTCTCAGTGCAGCAGCCAGAGGCCAACGCCAGCCAGGGAGGTGAAGAGCAGGAGGGCCAGGGCTGGGGTGGGCCGGGGGGCTGGGCTGTTGCAGTTGTCCTTGTTGCAGCAGGTGGTGTTATAGGTCAGACCCAGCTTGCTGCTGTTTTGGTTCAAGGCCTCAGTACAGGGCTCTTGTGGTGTGCCACAGCGCAGGTTGGAGAAAACCCACATTTTACCTGGGGGTAGGAATGGGCAGGGGGTCAGTTGGGATGGGCACCTGGCAGGCCTGTGTCCCCCTCTCCACCCCTTGCATCTACCCAGGTTTCCTCCCTTCTAACCCTGCCCTTGGCCCTCCCCTTCTTTATCTGTCCTCAGTCTAATCCTCCTGTCATACTTCCttacccccaccccacctcacaATTCTGGTTCCATCACTTGCTGGCTGTGAGGCCTGGGGCCTGTCACTCTCTctttctgaggctcagtttcctcagtaTAATAAGAGCACCCACATCATAGAGTTGTTATGAACATTAATTGAAACAACCCATGTAAagacttagaacagtgcttgacaCATAATAGTCCTTGGCCACATATTATTATAATTCTCTGTTTCATCTCAGCCTTAATCCTAGTTGGGCCTCGGTCCCTTCCATGGAGTCGCCCACCTGCCCCTTGTCCCCACTGAAGAAGGGGCTGTTACCGAGGTACACTTTTGTTGTTATGCATTGCTGGTTTGGCTCCAGGCGGCAGGACTGCCGGTCCACACAGCCCAGCACAGGGAGCTTGTAGCAGGAGTGACAGCGAATGTCAGCTGGGGAGACACAAATTGGGCTGAGAAGATGGGGTGCCTGGCTGCCTGGCAGGTAGCTGAGCTGGAGTGGGGAGCAGGGAGAAGAACCAATCCAGGTAAGCACTGGGACTCTGGTCAGGACAGAGTAGGTGAGTGATGCAGCAAAAGTAGAACGTCAAGtgggggtggcgggggtgggggtgaagTTGTTGCTTTGTGAAAGGCCCACACCCTAAATACCTTCCTTCACTTGACGCCATTTGCAAATGAGTCAAAAGGGGCAGAGTTCTGAACAAAAACTAGAACACAGACTCCGGACTGGGAATAGAATGGAATGTGGGGATATCATGGGGAAGGGCTAAGGGGAAGTGAGGGAGAAGATGAAGTAATTCAGAAGTGGTCACAGACAGAGACCTGAAATGGGGGGaaactttaaaaatagaaatcaaggGGGTTACAACATTGGCAGCAACGCCAAGGACCCTGAGGCTGGAGGGAAAGCCATCTGTGGCCAGCTTTTAGAAACTTACTCTTCACCCCCTGGGATTGCCAAGAGTGTAGGAAGAGGAGCCACACCTGACTGGAATCCTCTCACCATAGCAGCTCTCCGGGAGAAAACATCTGGGAAACATACTGTCAGATTCCGTCCTAGCACGGTACTAAGATGGAAAGGGTGGGTGCAGAAGGTGGCGCCCCCAAAGTTCCTGCCTCTGCTATTTCAAGGTTTGGACATGCAAAGTTTGGGGAAGGAAGGCTCCAGTCCAAGGGTGGAGGAGCCTTGTGAATATACCTCAGTGAAGCCCATTCTAAACTGGGTGTGAGCCTCCCTGgcaccacctccccccaccccagaagGCTCACAAAGTCTCTCTGGTTCCCCAGGAAGTTCTAAAGAGAATCATCCAGAAAGCCACTTCAGTCTTCAGGAGGATGTGGGGGCTTGTGTCCCTCGAAGGGAAGGGGGCTTTGTGACCCAGGGAGAAGCAGGGGGTACTAGGAAAGGCCCTGGCTGAGGGGCTGAGCATCTAGTCCCTAATGGAGGAGGTGGAAGGGTGGGGCACAAAAGGAAACTGGGGCTGGACATCTGGGTTTCTGAGAGGATACCCTGCTGAGCACAGGAGAAGAGAGGAGAAGGCAAGTGAGCTCATCCTGGAGAATTGGGTATGGAAGTAGGGGCCTGTCTCGGGAACTGAGTTTTGAGAAAGGGGCTTCTTGGGGTGGGGAACAGGGGCCAGGAGCTTTGGCAGGTGAGAAGAGTGGGTCTTAGAGGCAGGGAGGAGTCTGAGGATGGAGGCCTGGGCCCCTGAGAAGTGGGACAAGGGCTCTGCAGAAGGGAGGCCTAGTCCTGGAGGCCTAGGAGCGCTGAGCCAGTTTGGGCTGGGGTCCTTGGGATCCTGAGTAGTAGGTAGTGTAGGGCAGGGTGTATGAAAGTCTTGGGCAGGTTAATCAGGTCCTTGCACCCTCAGATGCTCACCTGAGACCCagcagagcagagtagacagGGTGAGCAGCAGAAGGCCTTTCATGGTGAGGATCCTGAAAAGGGTAACAGCCACAGCAGAAGACAGTAGTATTTCAGGAACCCCAGCTCTGGGAGCTGAGTGGCCTTTTGTGAGTTTATATTCTTAAAGGCCCCTCCCTTCCCTGCCTCTGATAGCCCTTCCCTCTCTATCTACGCACAGCTCACCATAGGGAATAACAAGGGGtggggagaggtaaggcaggctTAGGTGGGTGAAGAGgagagaggactgggagaaaacAGGTGTCAACTCCATTTTCATTCTTGCCTTCCGGCCAATTTCCTCCTGGTCCCCAGCTGAGGGCCTCTGAAGCAGTGTCACCAAAAGGCTCCGTGATGTTCTGATGGCCATGGTGGTGGCTTCTGCTGGTTCCTGGGAAGTGGACAGTGGGGTACAGTCCAAGCTGACTGCCAAATTTGGTTCCTGTCTGGATCCCCGGAGAGCACTTGTGGGGGCATGCAGCAACAAGCAAAATAAGAGGATGGGAGGGGTTGAATTAatcttaattctgctctacttgaTCTTCCCAACCCCTCTGCAGCCCCAGGATGGAGTGGAGTTTGTGACTTAAGGGAGGATTTCTAAGACTTCATAGCAGCACAATCATGGGCTGTGGCTGC encodes the following:
- the LY6G6C gene encoding lymphocyte antigen 6 complex locus protein G6c, with product MKGLLLLTLSTLLCWVSADIRCHSCYKLPVLGCVDRQSCRLEPNQQCITTKVYLGKMWVFSNLRCGTPQEPCTEALNQNSSKLGLTYNTTCCNKDNCNSPAPRPTPALALLLFTSLAGVGLWLLH
- the LY6G6D gene encoding LOW QUALITY PROTEIN: lymphocyte antigen 6 complex locus protein G6d (The sequence of the model RefSeq protein was modified relative to this genomic sequence to represent the inferred CDS: inserted 1 base in 1 codon), which encodes MRCFGCGGSPGSSCKETMTTCDEGERCGFLEPRPHSGSEQMKPSGNRRCFLRGQRIPLGSQKSHLLCPRKQALKPGXQHSRLFLFLSLSDCESSSSGLRGGTSLQSSGNRAGRRRDLYNPQGLLPWRSMQQRRGKHCNPGIHLDCSSHCSGLALARAVERVVVGKGVREQGRSGHLR